In Topomyia yanbarensis strain Yona2022 chromosome 2, ASM3024719v1, whole genome shotgun sequence, one DNA window encodes the following:
- the LOC131684345 gene encoding leucine-rich repeat-containing G-protein coupled receptor 5-like, protein MLVRSTVSILYIVVSLNTPTKMRSTEKLLLILLTLYRLSISRAESYECAIERFGSNGEEYCVFHNVHIFKNTTESSFSSPPGIEIPSRVAFKNSSMAHLPAEFLQHFGKELKVLKVEHCQLRSITVTSNMQALYAKDNYISKVIVHQSGQSPILTELDLSANRLESIQNITRCQKLQVLNLSSNEKIAKESVIDLSSYAGFQELRELYLADVGAFYLDNTKGIGLPSLELLDLSKNNLIPSDLRLEHLYEFNALQTLKFNDNNMAQLDYGQLPDLKALKKVYINGNNFPCSTLKVMLQFLHEHNIETPPERNSNCQSHQQEVENMCCKYVPSPPIYPKPTERPSTATSTVPNGAEDPRIDQRPAADGEGGNGFLWGIIAIGIVAVIAAAVAGYFVYRKRSRRH, encoded by the exons ATGCTAGTTAGATCCACTGTTTCGATATTATATATTGTGGTTTCTTTGAATACGCCTACAAAAATGAG ATCAACCGAAAAGCTATTGTTAATACTTCTAACCCTCTACCGGCTTTCGATATCAAGGGCAGAGTCGTATGAATGCGCGATCGAAAGATTTGGCTCAAATGGGGAGGAATATTGTGTTTTCCACAACGTacacattttcaaaaatacGACGGAAAGTTCATTCAGTTCACCACCGGGAATTGAGATACCGTCACGTGTGGCCTTTAAGAATTCTTCTATGGCGCATCTTCCTGCGGAGTTCCTGCAGCATTTCGGAAAGGAGTTAAAAGTCTTGAAGGTAGAACACTGCCAACTTCGTTCGATTACAGTTACAAGTAATATGCAAGCTCTATATGCCAAAGATAACTACATCAGTAAAGTAATCGTCCATCAGAGTGGGCAAAGTCCTATTCTAACCGAACTGGACCTTAGCGCAAACCGACTGGAAAGCATTCAAAATATTACCCGATGTCAGAAACTCCAGGTGCTCAATTTGAGCAGTAACGAGAAGATAGCAAAGGAAAGTGTTATTGATCTCTCGTCGTACGCTGGCTTCCAGGAATTACGAGAGCTTTACCTCGCCGATGTTGGTGCCTTTTATCTGGATAATACTAAGGGTATCGGTTTGCCGTCACTAGAATTGTTAGATTTATCCAAAAATAATCTCATCCCGTCTGATTTACGACTGGAGCATCTATACGAATTCAATGCTTTGCAGACGCTTAAATTCAACGATAATAACATGGCTCAGCTAGATTATGGTCAACTGCCAGATTTAAAGGCACTGAAAAAGGTTTACATCAACGGAAACAATTTCCCATGCTCCACATTGAAAGTCATGCTTCAGTTTTTACACGAACACAATATCGAAACACCACCTGAGCGAAACAGCAACTGCCAATCCCACCAGCAAGAAGTCGAAAACATGTGCTGTAAATATGTACCATCACCTCCTATCTATCCAAAACCAACTGAGAGACCTTCGACGGCTACCTCGACAGTTCCCAACGGCGCCGAAGACCCCCGCATCGACCAGAGACCCGCTGCTGACGGCGAGGGTGGCAATGGATTCCTTTGGGGCATTATTGCCATTGGAATTGTAGCTGTGATCGCGGCCGCAGTGGCCGGTTATTTCGTTTACCGGAAACGATCTAGAAGGCATTAG